In a single window of the Acetivibrio clariflavus DSM 19732 genome:
- a CDS encoding PepSY domain-containing protein codes for MPYNPWYNRQITQQQAVQIALQRVPGQVIRVELDTENGMLVYEVKIRVVYGVYEVKVNAATGAIVDIDFDDN; via the coding sequence ATGCCATATAACCCTTGGTACAATCGCCAAATTACCCAACAACAAGCAGTACAAATAGCTTTGCAACGAGTTCCAGGACAGGTAATCAGAGTTGAACTGGATACTGAGAATGGTATGTTGGTTTATGAAGTAAAAATCAGGGTAGTCTATGGGGTTTACGAAGTAAAAGTAAACGCTGCTACCGGCGCAATAGTTGATATTGATTTTGATGATAATTAA
- a CDS encoding manganese catalase family protein — MFKHEKQLLHEVRVDAPNPNYAAMLQEQLGGPQGELKAAMQYLSQSLRIKDAAIKDLFLDIAAEELSHMEMIATTINLLNGHNLDAQNTTVGNIQAQVLTGLSPVLTNASGQYWTAAYVNVTGDLAADLLSNIAAEQRAKVVYEYLYRQINDKGVRETIDFLLNREEAHNTMFREAFNRIQDSGSQKDWGVTQDSKLYFDLSTPGKFFDVSNPQPPSFKNPDPNVQDSSQQH; from the coding sequence ATGTTTAAGCATGAAAAACAATTATTGCATGAAGTTAGAGTAGATGCACCAAATCCCAACTATGCAGCCATGCTGCAGGAGCAATTGGGAGGACCTCAGGGTGAACTAAAAGCAGCTATGCAGTATCTCTCACAAAGTTTACGTATAAAAGATGCTGCCATTAAGGATTTGTTCCTGGATATTGCGGCTGAGGAATTAAGCCATATGGAAATGATAGCTACTACAATAAACCTATTAAATGGACATAACCTGGATGCGCAAAATACTACGGTGGGGAATATCCAGGCGCAGGTGCTTACAGGACTTTCACCCGTGCTTACCAATGCATCGGGACAATATTGGACAGCTGCTTATGTCAATGTAACCGGTGACCTTGCAGCAGACCTTTTATCAAATATTGCTGCAGAACAAAGGGCTAAAGTAGTGTATGAATACCTTTACAGGCAAATAAACGACAAAGGTGTAAGAGAGACAATTGACTTTCTTTTGAACAGAGAGGAAGCTCATAATACTATGTTTAGAGAAGCCTTTAACAGAATACAGGACAGCGGTTCGCAAAAAGATTGGGGTGTTACTCAAGACTCCAAGCTCTACTTTGACCTGTCAACACCGGGTAAATTCTTTGATGTAAGCAATCCTCAGCCACCGAGCTTTAAAAATCCCGATCCAAATGTACAAGATAGCAGTCAGCAACATTAA